Sequence from the Burkholderia cepacia ATCC 25416 genome:
CTCGCTGCTGATCGTGACACCGCGCACGCTGACGACCGTGGCCGCCTCGATTTCTCCCGCGCGCTGTACGTCGTAGCGCTGGTAGACGTCTGGAGAACCGAAGTCGTACGAAGCGCACGCGGTCAACGAAGCGAGGAGCAGAACGGAGATGAGAAGCTTGAACATGACGATTGCCTCAAAAAAAGAGGGCAATCGCCCGTCAGGGAAATTGCCCTGACAGGGAAGCCAACACATGGTCGGCGAGAGAAATACGCACCGCAGAGCCGATGCGAAGGGGTCGATGCGCAGACGCGCGAGAAACAGGATCAGTGTAGGCTCGCGCGCCACCAGCAGCGGCCGGAATCGTCGGGAAAACCGCCCCGCTTTCCTCTGGACGAAAAAAAAGCGCCTGCCCGATTACTCGGGAGGCGCTGGTTGAAGTTGTGTTGGCAAGTTACCACGGCATATGCGGATCCATCGGGTCCACGCCCTTCCGACGCCTCGCCTTCTTCGGCTTTGGCGCGTCATACCCGAAGCGCGCCCAAGCCACCGGATCGATGGGCACTGGATTCGTTCTTCCCGTTGCCAGATTCACAAACACTGCGGAGTACGCCAACGACCCCCTCCGATAGAGCGTCCAGAGCAGGTTGAATGCCTGGACCGAAATCGCCTGATTGATGACCAACGACTGCTTGCGCAGCGCGTCGGCCATCGAGCACGATGGCGTGTCGTCGTCCTTGTCGTTCCGCGCGTTCAGCAGGTCCGGGAACAGATCACCCACGTGGGGCAATCTGTCGTGCCGGGCCCGGCCGAGTTCGCCAAGAATGACCTGGCCGCGATCCGTCTCATTGCCGCAGTCGAGGTAGTAATGACAGCTCCCCCGCTTCGCGGCCTGCATAATGGCGTGCCGCGCGCGGCGTGAGTCGACGCAACCCACCACGATATCGGCCACAATACGCACCGATGAGTCGACACGACGCGGCTCCGCAACCCAGTTTGTTCCCATCAGGTTGTTGAGCCGATTCACGAGCAGCAGCGCCTTGTAATGCCCGACGTCATTGGGATAGAACCCCTGCCGCCCGACATTGGTGTCGCTAACCGTGTCGTCGTCGTACACCGTGCACTCGATCCCGCCAGGGTGGCCGAGCTCGATCATGGCGTGATGCAGCCGCGCAAGACTGGGAAGAAACGCGCTCCCAGTCCCGCCTGCTCCAACAACCACGACGCGCCACGGCCGGCGGATCATGTCGGCCGGAATACTGTGAATGATCAACTCGCTCATCACACCACCACCGTCGTCAGCGTGGCCGCCCATGACTCGGGCACGCGTTCGAACTTCTCGAAGATGCCTTTCGCGCAAAGCCGCAGCGCGACCGACGGCGTACGATCGCAATGGCCCAGCACGAATGCAAACTTCACGTCGTGCTGGTCATCCTCATTGTCCGTGCGTGAGAAAAACGCCCGGCCCGTGCCATGGGAATGGCAATCTACTACCAGCCATTCACCGTCTGCCAGTCGCGGCCGCTCATAGACCAGATGCCCCGGCCCGTGCGACAGCGACGGCAACGCAACGATGCGGAACGCACCGGTCTCGCTGTTCCAGACAATCCACGCGCCGACCTCGTTTGGCAGCGCCGCCCGGGCCATCGCATGAAACTCCGCGACGAGCGCGGCAGGAATCTGCCCGCACAAGAGCGCCGTCGTCTCTTCGACCTTCCCGTACGGGACAGCTGTCGAGACTGCGTACTGCGCGATGCGACGCACCACGCGCACCCATGGACGCAGGACTTCGAGATAGACGCCATCCGATGTGATGAGCAGGCGTTCCCCCGAACGCGTCATCGGGACAACGGCCTCCCGCGACGGAACCATCACCGACGGGAAGGACTGTTGGAGAACGGTATCGAGCGGATTCATGCGCCCCTCCCGACTTGGCCGTTGACCAGCTGCTCGAGCGTCCGTCTCATCGGCACCAGCGCGTTGAGAGGAAACGTCTCGCCGAACTTGCCGTCGAGCATGTCGCGCCAGAACGCGTACTCGCCGTCCTTGTACTCGATCCGTTTGCCACCGGCGTTCGGATGCGTGAAGGCCGAATCGAAGAACCCGGCTTCCCAGCCATCGATCGACGCCACATCCACACGCTTAGGAACCTGCGCGCTGCCGATGCAGATCCGGCCCATGTCCCAGGTGTTGAAGTACGGCGGTTCGAACAACGGCGTCTCGCGAACGGGGCGATCGCTGCATGCCACCGCGAACACGCGAAAGCCAAGATTCGAGGCTTGGAACACCAGCCCCGGATGCGGCACAACGGCGCTTCGCTTACCAAGGTTCTCGCATTCGAAGAACACCCGGCGCATCGCTGGCGGACACCACCACGTGACTGCTTCAGGCGACACCCCGAGCACTGTCGCTGGTAGAAACTCCGCCCGCGGTGCGACGTGCTCGGCGAGCTGCTGAAGCGTTTGAACAAGCACCTTCCGGTCGAGCGGCCGACCGGCGCCAATGACGGGTCGACCGCTTTTGCGGTCAGCGATGACAGCGTGGGCTGTCGCAAAATGCGCACCGTCCTTGCTCGTATAGAGCAACAACGCTTGCGACAACGCGACATCCGAACCGGTTCTTCCGGCCGAGATACCAGACATAACACACTCCTTTAAGTGGGTTGACTCACCAGCGCAAGAAGCCGGTCAAGGTGAGTGAGAATTCGAAACGCCAGTGCCAGGTCGGCGTACTGGCGGCGGATAGCCTTCGGAGTCGACGCCAGCCGGGAGAACCCGGTGTAGGTCGTCGCATCGGCCCAGTACGCAAGCACGATCTGGTTGTGATCGTTGACGGCCGGCAGTACGTTCACGAAGTCGCCCGTCGTGATCGTGCCTGGCGTCAGCCCTGGCACACCGCCGGACGTGGCTGTCAGCGAGCCGGACGACGGCGTGGTCGATCGCAGGTAGTCATCGCTCTTGAACGATGCGATCGAGACCGGCAACCCATTGAGGGTCATCTTGGTCATCGTGTTGTCCTGCACCGTGCGGCCGTACTGGTTCAGCGCGTTCACGACCGCGTTCGTGCCGGAGAACGGCGCGTCCGGGCGCAGCACCGACACGCCGACCGAGCCGCC
This genomic interval carries:
- a CDS encoding PRTRC system protein A — protein: MNPLDTVLQQSFPSVMVPSREAVVPMTRSGERLLITSDGVYLEVLRPWVRVVRRIAQYAVSTAVPYGKVEETTALLCGQIPAALVAEFHAMARAALPNEVGAWIVWNSETGAFRIVALPSLSHGPGHLVYERPRLADGEWLVVDCHSHGTGRAFFSRTDNEDDQHDVKFAFVLGHCDRTPSVALRLCAKGIFEKFERVPESWAATLTTVVV
- a CDS encoding PRTRC system protein B — its product is MSGISAGRTGSDVALSQALLLYTSKDGAHFATAHAVIADRKSGRPVIGAGRPLDRKVLVQTLQQLAEHVAPRAEFLPATVLGVSPEAVTWWCPPAMRRVFFECENLGKRSAVVPHPGLVFQASNLGFRVFAVACSDRPVRETPLFEPPYFNTWDMGRICIGSAQVPKRVDVASIDGWEAGFFDSAFTHPNAGGKRIEYKDGEYAFWRDMLDGKFGETFPLNALVPMRRTLEQLVNGQVGRGA
- a CDS encoding PRTRC system ThiF family protein translates to MSELIIHSIPADMIRRPWRVVVVGAGGTGSAFLPSLARLHHAMIELGHPGGIECTVYDDDTVSDTNVGRQGFYPNDVGHYKALLLVNRLNNLMGTNWVAEPRRVDSSVRIVADIVVGCVDSRRARHAIMQAAKRGSCHYYLDCGNETDRGQVILGELGRARHDRLPHVGDLFPDLLNARNDKDDDTPSCSMADALRKQSLVINQAISVQAFNLLWTLYRRGSLAYSAVFVNLATGRTNPVPIDPVAWARFGYDAPKPKKARRRKGVDPMDPHMPW